One part of the Oceanihabitans sp. IOP_32 genome encodes these proteins:
- a CDS encoding SIR2 family NAD-dependent protein deacylase, translated as MKKHIVVLTGAGVSAESGLSTFRDADGLWEGHDVMEVASPQGFSNNPALVLDFYNQRRRQLLQVKPNEAHKDLAHLETDFQVTIITQNVDNLHEQAGSSMVIHLHGELFKVRSTGNENDIKHWESDLVLGDTCKNGHQLRPHIVWFGEDVPLIPKAISICETADILIVIGTSMQVYPAASLMHYVPENTPTFFIDPKPNMISNKNLTVIAEPATIGVKKVVSLLKK; from the coding sequence ATGAAAAAACATATAGTTGTACTCACTGGTGCTGGAGTTAGTGCTGAGAGCGGTTTAAGTACTTTTAGAGATGCCGATGGTTTATGGGAAGGACACGACGTTATGGAGGTCGCTTCACCCCAAGGTTTTAGCAATAACCCTGCATTAGTTTTAGATTTTTATAACCAACGCAGACGACAACTATTACAGGTAAAACCCAATGAGGCGCATAAAGACTTGGCGCATTTAGAAACCGATTTTCAGGTAACCATTATCACGCAAAACGTTGATAATTTGCACGAACAAGCTGGAAGTTCTATGGTGATTCATTTACATGGCGAATTATTTAAAGTGAGAAGCACTGGGAATGAAAATGATATTAAGCACTGGGAGAGCGATTTGGTTTTGGGAGATACTTGCAAAAACGGCCATCAATTAAGACCACACATTGTTTGGTTTGGTGAAGATGTACCTCTAATACCCAAAGCCATAAGTATTTGTGAAACTGCTGATATTTTAATTGTAATTGGCACCAGTATGCAAGTCTATCCCGCGGCAAGTTTAATGCATTATGTACCCGAAAATACACCAACATTTTTCATAGATCCTAAGCCCAATATGATTAGTAATAAAAACTTAACCGTTATCGCAGAACCCGCTACCATTGGTGTAAAAAAAGTTGTTTCCCTGTTAAAAAAATGA
- a CDS encoding transposase — MKIQRISELQHEFSFLSATENFDAFYTRFLKSDLGKIYLAIPWKSLVEAFQIKEKAFGSKMIFSPKGRIALMFLKHYTCSSDRKLIEQLNSNIDYQFFCDIHLGFSRITNFKIVSQIRCELAEKLKIDALEKSLYKHWRPHIENKNQITVDATCYESELRYPTPQKLLWEAVDWLYRQLKKICKVLGLKMMRTKYIKWKKRYFGFSKMRRKTNKKRKPLTRALLHLLNKLIGFEKELRTSYKLECRVAYFRRVATIKKVYAQQQQYFETGVSPKNRIVSIAKSYLRPIVRGKEVKSVEFGAKVNKLQIDGISFIEHLNFNAFNEGTRLKKTIYKAQSLTKIKTKIVGADAIYATNMNRKFVTKNNIKTDFKRKGKLPKNYQQEKKLKALIAKERATRLEGSFGNEKEHYHLKKIKAKTKATEKLWIFFGIHTANALEIGRRIQNNLNQMAA; from the coding sequence ATGAAAATACAAAGAATTAGTGAATTACAGCACGAATTTTCATTTTTATCTGCTACTGAAAATTTTGATGCGTTTTATACCCGTTTTTTAAAGAGTGACCTAGGGAAGATTTACTTAGCTATTCCCTGGAAATCTTTAGTCGAAGCTTTTCAGATTAAAGAAAAAGCATTTGGTTCAAAAATGATCTTTAGCCCCAAGGGAAGAATCGCACTGATGTTTTTAAAGCATTACACATGCAGTTCTGATAGGAAGCTGATAGAACAGCTCAATAGTAATATTGATTACCAATTTTTTTGTGATATTCATTTAGGGTTTTCTAGGATTACGAATTTTAAAATAGTTAGTCAAATACGCTGTGAACTGGCAGAAAAACTCAAGATTGACGCATTAGAAAAGTCACTTTATAAACATTGGCGACCCCATATAGAAAATAAAAATCAAATCACAGTTGATGCCACCTGCTATGAGAGCGAGCTCCGTTATCCCACGCCTCAAAAGCTCCTATGGGAAGCTGTAGATTGGTTGTATAGGCAGCTAAAAAAAATCTGTAAGGTTTTAGGTTTAAAAATGATGCGCACCAAGTATATAAAATGGAAAAAGCGCTATTTTGGATTTAGTAAAATGCGCAGAAAAACCAACAAGAAAAGAAAGCCACTTACCAGGGCGTTATTACACCTATTAAATAAGCTTATAGGCTTTGAAAAAGAGCTTCGCACTTCTTATAAACTTGAATGTCGTGTAGCTTATTTTAGAAGAGTCGCTACTATCAAAAAAGTATATGCGCAGCAACAGCAATACTTTGAAACAGGCGTATCACCAAAAAACAGAATAGTAAGTATTGCGAAAAGTTACCTTAGACCAATAGTGAGAGGAAAAGAAGTAAAATCTGTTGAGTTCGGAGCCAAAGTAAACAAGCTGCAAATAGACGGTATCAGCTTTATAGAGCATTTAAATTTCAATGCTTTTAATGAAGGTACAAGATTAAAGAAAACCATTTACAAAGCACAATCGCTTACAAAAATAAAAACAAAAATAGTAGGAGCCGATGCTATTTATGCCACCAATATGAACCGCAAATTTGTTACCAAGAACAATATCAAGACGGACTTCAAGCGTAAAGGCAAGCTTCCTAAAAACTATCAGCAAGAAAAAAAACTCAAAGCATTAATTGCTAAAGAGCGAGCTACTAGGCTAGAAGGTAGTTTTGGAAATGAAAAAGAGCACTATCATCTCAAAAAAATAAAAGCCAAGACGAAAGCTACTGAAAAACTATGGATCTTCTTTGGTATACATACCGCCAATGCTCTGGAAATAGGTAGGAGAATACAAAATAATCTAAACCAGATGGCCGCATAA
- a CDS encoding glycosyltransferase, with protein sequence MALTAHKKLLIIGFVWPEPKSSAAGSRMLQLIEVFQSENYHITFASTCGKGDKAFNLENLGIEQVTIQLNHSSFDEFIKVLDPDLVLFDRFMTEEQFGWRVAQQCPNALRILDTEDLHALRKGRQEAFKNKEVFDKTHLFNDTAKREIASIYRSDLSLIISEAEMERLKNQFKVDASLLMYLPFMIDEISIKNTSKYPSFGARQHFITIGNFLHPPNYNAVLYLKEMIWPLIRKQLPKAEMHVYGAYASQKVLQLHHKKEGFLIKGFAEDVNKVMQQSKICLAPIRFGAGLKGKLIDAMQNGTPCITTSIGAEGMFGTLKPNGFVADSPQEFANKAIRLYQDELLWKEKQQNGFKIINKRFNKAEHQQKLLNRIRETSKHLGEKRLDNFTGAMLLHHRHQSTKFMSKWIEEKGKNNSM encoded by the coding sequence ATGGCATTAACAGCTCATAAAAAATTACTTATTATCGGTTTTGTATGGCCAGAGCCCAAAAGTTCTGCTGCTGGTAGCCGGATGCTTCAATTAATTGAGGTGTTTCAGTCTGAAAACTATCACATAACTTTTGCGAGTACTTGTGGTAAAGGCGATAAGGCTTTCAATTTAGAAAACCTGGGGATTGAGCAGGTTACTATTCAGCTGAATCATTCTAGTTTTGATGAGTTTATAAAAGTATTAGATCCAGATCTTGTTTTGTTCGATCGGTTTATGACCGAAGAGCAATTTGGTTGGCGCGTTGCCCAGCAATGCCCTAATGCTTTAAGAATTCTTGACACCGAAGATTTGCACGCTTTACGTAAAGGCAGGCAGGAGGCCTTTAAGAATAAAGAAGTTTTTGATAAAACACATTTATTTAACGACACGGCAAAGCGAGAAATTGCTAGTATTTACAGAAGTGATTTAAGTTTAATTATTTCTGAAGCTGAAATGGAACGACTTAAAAATCAGTTTAAGGTGGATGCCTCTTTATTGATGTATTTACCATTTATGATTGATGAAATTTCGATTAAAAACACCTCTAAATATCCGAGTTTTGGAGCGCGACAACATTTTATTACCATCGGAAATTTTTTGCATCCACCTAATTATAATGCCGTTTTATATCTTAAAGAAATGATTTGGCCGCTTATTAGAAAACAACTGCCCAAAGCCGAAATGCATGTATACGGGGCTTATGCATCTCAAAAAGTTTTGCAGTTGCACCATAAAAAGGAAGGTTTTCTAATTAAAGGATTTGCAGAAGATGTAAACAAAGTTATGCAGCAATCTAAAATCTGTTTGGCTCCCATTCGATTTGGTGCAGGTTTAAAGGGGAAATTAATTGATGCCATGCAAAACGGAACGCCTTGTATCACAACATCAATAGGCGCAGAGGGTATGTTTGGAACCTTAAAACCCAACGGATTTGTTGCAGATAGTCCTCAAGAATTTGCCAATAAAGCAATTCGATTATATCAGGATGAACTACTATGGAAAGAAAAGCAGCAAAACGGCTTCAAAATTATTAATAAACGTTTTAACAAGGCTGAGCATCAACAAAAGCTTTTAAATCGTATTAGAGAAACATCAAAACACCTTGGTGAAAAACGTCTAGACAATTTTACAGGTGCCATGCTACTTCACCACAGGCATCAAAGCACGAAGTTTATGAGTAAATGGATAGAGGAGAAGGGGAAAAATAATAGTATGTAA
- a CDS encoding TrmH family RNA methyltransferase, whose protein sequence is MIDLKLLEHLETYLTPERKARFDAVLSQRTKHFTVATEDVYQLHNTSAVMRSCDVFGIQEIHIVEEQNSKRIDREIAMGAQKWVDINRFHAVKDCLQDLKQKGYQIVATTPHENDAVLHEFDVTKKSCFFFGRETEGLSEEVIDQADCFLKIPMFGFTESLNISVSAAIILQHVITKLKQTEVNWQLSEEEMLVKRLDWIKKTIKSYDDIVERFYKL, encoded by the coding sequence ATGATCGATTTAAAACTTTTAGAACATTTAGAAACTTACCTAACTCCAGAACGTAAAGCGCGTTTTGATGCTGTTTTATCCCAACGAACCAAACATTTTACGGTGGCTACCGAAGATGTATATCAATTGCATAACACCAGCGCAGTAATGCGAAGTTGCGATGTGTTTGGTATTCAGGAAATTCATATTGTTGAAGAGCAGAATTCAAAGCGCATAGATAGAGAAATTGCTATGGGTGCTCAAAAATGGGTGGATATCAATAGGTTTCATGCCGTAAAAGATTGTCTGCAAGATTTAAAACAAAAGGGGTATCAAATAGTAGCGACAACCCCACATGAAAACGATGCTGTACTTCATGAATTTGATGTGACAAAAAAATCGTGTTTTTTCTTTGGAAGAGAGACCGAAGGCCTATCGGAAGAAGTTATTGATCAAGCTGATTGTTTTTTAAAAATACCTATGTTTGGATTTACAGAAAGCTTGAATATTTCGGTATCGGCAGCCATTATTTTACAACATGTTATTACAAAACTGAAACAAACAGAGGTTAATTGGCAATTATCTGAAGAAGAAATGCTTGTAAAACGTTTGGATTGGATTAAAAAAACGATTAAAAGTTACGACGATATTGTTGAGCGTTTTTATAAACTTTAA
- a CDS encoding RNA polymerase sigma factor: MTQTEFLNMIVPFKDKVFRLAKRLLISTEEAEDATQEILLKLWRHKKKISQYQNVEAFSMTMTKNFCFDRLKSKPAQNLKIEHSNYEARETPLQKQVELNDSVQWVSKIIEALPEQQRSIIQLRDIEAYSLDEIAKMLDMNNTAVRVNLSRARKTIREQLINTHNYGIK, encoded by the coding sequence ATGACTCAAACGGAGTTTTTAAATATGATAGTGCCTTTTAAAGACAAGGTTTTTAGGTTGGCAAAGCGCTTACTTATATCGACCGAGGAAGCTGAAGATGCGACTCAAGAGATTTTGTTGAAATTATGGAGGCATAAAAAGAAGATTTCTCAGTATCAAAATGTGGAAGCATTTTCAATGACGATGACTAAAAATTTTTGTTTTGATAGGTTAAAATCTAAACCAGCTCAAAACTTAAAAATTGAACATAGTAATTATGAAGCTCGAGAAACACCCTTACAAAAACAGGTGGAGTTAAACGATAGTGTACAGTGGGTGTCTAAAATTATTGAAGCCTTGCCAGAGCAACAGCGCAGCATAATACAGTTGCGAGATATTGAGGCTTATAGTCTTGATGAGATTGCAAAAATGTTAGACATGAATAATACAGCAGTGCGGGTTAACTTATCGAGAGCTAGAAAAACAATACGAGAACAATTAATTAATACGCATAATTATGGTATTAAATAA
- the purB gene encoding adenylosuccinate lyase, with protein MSLTPLNAISPIDGRYRDKVNELAPYFSEEALIKYRVLVEIEYFIALCKIPLPQLETIDTAVFEDLRAIYKTFSVEDALHIKKIERVTNHDVKAVEYFIKEKFDALGLEQYKEFIHFGLTSQDINNTAIPLSIKEAMNAVYVPEYLNVVKKLEALAQDWAAIPMLARTHGQPASPTRLGKEIEVFVVRLKEQFNLLNDIPSAAKFGGATGNFNAHHVAYPNIDWKAFGSSFVRDTLGLQHSFPTTQIEHYDHMAALFDTLKRINTIVIDLDRDVWTYVSMDYFKQKIKAGEVGSSAMPHKVNPIDFENSEGNLGIANAIFEHLSAKLPISRLQRDLTDSTVLRNVGVPFGHTLIGFKATLKGLDKLLLNEAKFAEDLENNWAVVAEAIQTILRREGYPNPYEALKGLTRTNTTINQDSIANFIDTLDVTNAIKAELKRITPSNYTGI; from the coding sequence ATGTCATTAACACCCTTAAACGCTATCTCTCCAATTGACGGAAGATATAGAGATAAAGTAAACGAATTAGCACCTTATTTTTCTGAAGAAGCGCTAATTAAATACCGCGTATTAGTTGAAATTGAATACTTTATTGCGCTTTGCAAAATTCCGTTACCTCAACTCGAAACCATTGACACAGCTGTTTTTGAAGATTTAAGAGCAATTTACAAAACGTTTTCTGTTGAAGATGCTTTGCACATAAAGAAAATAGAACGTGTAACCAACCACGATGTTAAAGCGGTTGAATACTTTATAAAAGAGAAATTTGACGCTTTAGGCTTAGAGCAATATAAGGAATTTATCCATTTCGGACTAACCTCTCAAGACATAAACAACACCGCAATTCCATTAAGTATCAAGGAAGCCATGAACGCAGTTTATGTTCCCGAATACTTAAATGTTGTAAAAAAACTAGAAGCTTTAGCTCAGGACTGGGCAGCCATACCAATGCTTGCTAGAACACACGGCCAACCAGCCTCTCCTACGCGTTTAGGCAAAGAAATAGAGGTTTTTGTGGTACGTTTAAAAGAACAGTTTAACTTATTAAACGACATACCAAGTGCTGCTAAATTTGGAGGTGCCACTGGTAACTTTAATGCGCACCATGTTGCTTACCCAAACATCGATTGGAAAGCTTTTGGCAGTTCATTTGTTCGAGATACCTTAGGTTTACAACACTCATTTCCAACCACACAAATTGAGCATTACGACCACATGGCCGCTTTGTTTGATACACTTAAACGTATTAACACCATTGTAATTGATTTAGATAGAGATGTTTGGACCTATGTTTCAATGGATTATTTCAAACAAAAAATTAAAGCGGGAGAAGTTGGTAGTAGTGCCATGCCACATAAGGTAAACCCTATTGATTTTGAAAACTCTGAAGGTAACTTAGGTATCGCTAATGCGATTTTCGAGCATCTCTCGGCTAAATTACCCATTTCCAGATTACAACGCGATTTAACCGATAGCACCGTTTTACGTAATGTTGGCGTACCTTTTGGGCATACCCTAATTGGTTTTAAAGCGACTTTAAAAGGCTTGGATAAATTACTTTTAAATGAAGCCAAATTTGCTGAAGATTTAGAAAACAACTGGGCCGTAGTTGCCGAGGCTATCCAAACTATTTTACGTCGTGAAGGCTACCCAAATCCTTATGAAGCTTTAAAGGGGTTAACAAGAACAAACACCACCATAAATCAAGATTCTATTGCTAATTTTATTGACACCTTAGACGTTACAAACGCTATTAAGGCAGAATTAAAACGCATAACACCTAGCAATTATACGGGTATTTAA
- a CDS encoding heavy metal translocating P-type ATPase, which yields MNLKTNNQKALHKHTKSGHSHFNLNIFGKNTELYFAVISGVFWVLGLGFSFVSGFANTTTTLFIIGAIFGGVFTFISAGQDLLKGQFKIDFLMLFAAVGAAILGKWGESALLLFLFSLGHALEHYAMERARKSITALSNLAPSVALVKYNDGLKEVPIERLKVGDIIVVRPNSKIAADGVVAKGTSAVDQASITGESMPINKYPSSNWQDEKEITKLLPEHRVFAGTINGSGALEIKVLKEAKDSTLSRLIYLVKEAETQKSPTQHLTDKFEKYYVPVVLLFVVLLLFGFLVIDETFQESFYRAMSVLIAASPCALAISTPSAVLAGIARAARQGVLFKGGRPLEDLGGISAIAFDKTGTLTEGRPTLTNAIPFGEVTKTELLKVAVAVEALSDHPLAAAIVDGGRKVLGNIEIPIADKLKSLTARGIQASLNSSTVHIGNRRLFEELTGARVPDDIDQKMAELESTGHTAMIVHRDEEYLGIIAAMDIARPEAIATITKLKKIGIKRMIMLTGDNQKVANAIAKTLGITNPMGDLLPEDKVKAIEQLIHQEGAVAMVGDGVNDAPAMAKSTVGIAMGAAGSDVALETADIALMADRLDNLPFAISLSRQANRIIKQNLIISLGMVMFLVPLTLMGAIAIGPAVVGHEGSTIIVVLNALRLLKFEMKTNNNTA from the coding sequence GTGAATTTAAAAACGAATAACCAAAAAGCTCTCCATAAGCACACTAAATCTGGTCATAGCCATTTTAATCTGAATATTTTCGGAAAAAACACAGAGCTTTATTTTGCTGTAATTAGTGGTGTATTTTGGGTTTTAGGGTTGGGCTTTTCTTTTGTCTCTGGTTTTGCAAATACAACAACAACACTTTTTATTATTGGAGCGATTTTTGGAGGTGTTTTTACTTTCATTTCGGCAGGTCAAGATTTGTTAAAAGGTCAGTTTAAAATTGATTTTTTGATGTTATTTGCAGCTGTAGGTGCTGCCATATTGGGGAAATGGGGTGAAAGCGCCTTGTTGCTCTTTTTGTTTAGTCTAGGTCATGCCTTAGAGCATTATGCTATGGAACGCGCACGTAAATCTATTACTGCGCTTTCAAACTTAGCACCCTCAGTGGCACTTGTTAAATATAATGATGGGTTGAAAGAAGTCCCGATTGAGCGCCTAAAAGTTGGGGATATTATTGTCGTTAGACCAAACTCGAAAATCGCTGCCGATGGTGTAGTTGCTAAAGGCACAAGTGCCGTGGATCAAGCATCGATAACGGGCGAGAGTATGCCCATTAACAAATATCCGAGTTCTAACTGGCAAGATGAAAAAGAGATTACAAAACTTCTTCCTGAACACCGTGTTTTCGCAGGTACCATTAATGGTAGCGGTGCGCTAGAAATTAAAGTTTTAAAGGAAGCAAAAGACAGTACGTTGTCACGGCTAATTTATTTAGTAAAAGAAGCCGAAACACAAAAATCACCAACGCAACATCTTACAGATAAATTTGAAAAGTATTATGTTCCTGTTGTACTTCTTTTTGTTGTGTTATTATTATTTGGGTTTTTAGTTATTGATGAAACTTTTCAAGAGAGTTTTTACAGAGCGATGTCTGTATTAATAGCAGCTTCACCTTGTGCACTTGCCATTTCTACACCTAGTGCTGTATTAGCTGGAATTGCTAGAGCAGCACGTCAAGGAGTGTTATTTAAAGGGGGGCGTCCGCTCGAAGATTTAGGAGGGATAAGTGCTATTGCTTTTGATAAAACAGGGACACTAACCGAGGGCAGACCAACCTTAACAAACGCCATTCCCTTTGGTGAAGTCACCAAAACAGAGCTTTTAAAAGTGGCGGTGGCTGTCGAGGCATTGAGTGATCATCCCCTGGCAGCCGCAATAGTAGATGGTGGTAGAAAAGTATTGGGAAATATTGAGATCCCAATAGCCGATAAGCTTAAATCTTTAACGGCGAGAGGCATTCAAGCTAGTTTGAATAGCAGTACTGTTCACATTGGGAATAGAAGGCTTTTTGAAGAACTTACTGGTGCTCGTGTTCCTGATGACATAGACCAGAAGATGGCCGAGCTTGAATCTACTGGCCATACGGCTATGATTGTGCATCGAGATGAGGAGTATTTAGGCATAATTGCGGCAATGGATATCGCAAGACCCGAAGCTATTGCAACCATAACCAAACTAAAAAAAATAGGCATTAAGCGCATGATTATGCTTACAGGTGATAACCAAAAAGTGGCAAACGCCATTGCCAAAACTCTTGGAATAACAAATCCTATGGGCGATTTACTACCCGAAGATAAGGTTAAGGCTATAGAGCAATTAATACATCAAGAAGGCGCGGTTGCTATGGTTGGCGATGGGGTAAACGATGCGCCTGCAATGGCAAAAAGTACGGTGGGGATTGCTATGGGAGCAGCAGGATCGGATGTTGCTTTAGAAACAGCCGATATTGCACTAATGGCAGATAGGCTCGACAATCTTCCGTTCGCTATAAGTTTAAGTAGGCAAGCAAATCGCATCATCAAACAAAACCTAATAATTAGTTTAGGTATGGTCATGTTTTTAGTGCCTTTAACCCTTATGGGTGCCATAGCTATAGGTCCCGCTGTTGTTGGTCATGAAGGCTCTACAATTATTGTAGTCTTAAATGCTTTGAGATTGCTGAAATTTGAGATGAAAACAAATAATAATACAGCCTAA
- a CDS encoding M57 family metalloprotease, which produces MKNFRIFLLAIISLSFFLQSCQKEDINEPQAETETATDVQNSDVSEAIISKLSDFYLNPDGVKKIDFLLPDGSTTVMYEVEGDINLTEDQIMDLRFGSGLTDRNYHTNNLVSQGRNISIVGYTGGGGFGLSSKERTALQWAVNNFNRLSGVSISFTLTFGTNYQNKDMVVYNNPNQSGAGGSAGFPSGGLPHKFVQIYGLGNYDTNVIEHVITHEIGHSVGFRHTDWQTRQSCGRNTNEGTAGVGANAIPGTSSGYNPNSIMVACFSSNEDGEFDNDDIIGLQYMY; this is translated from the coding sequence ATGAAAAATTTCAGAATATTTTTATTGGCGATAATCTCGCTTTCTTTCTTCTTACAATCTTGCCAAAAAGAAGACATAAATGAACCTCAAGCCGAGACTGAAACCGCTACAGATGTACAAAATAGTGATGTCTCGGAAGCTATTATCAGCAAACTCTCAGACTTTTATTTAAATCCAGATGGCGTTAAGAAAATAGACTTTCTTCTACCAGATGGCTCAACTACGGTGATGTACGAAGTAGAAGGAGACATTAACCTGACCGAGGATCAAATCATGGATTTGCGCTTTGGCTCAGGACTAACAGATAGAAATTACCACACCAATAATTTGGTGTCTCAAGGTCGAAACATATCTATTGTTGGTTACACTGGTGGTGGCGGATTTGGTCTTTCCAGCAAAGAGCGAACGGCGTTGCAATGGGCTGTGAACAATTTTAATAGGTTGTCTGGTGTTTCTATTTCTTTTACCTTAACTTTTGGTACCAATTACCAAAATAAAGATATGGTTGTATACAATAACCCCAATCAATCGGGAGCAGGCGGTTCTGCCGGTTTTCCAAGTGGCGGTTTACCACATAAATTTGTACAAATTTATGGTTTAGGAAACTACGATACTAATGTAATAGAACACGTTATTACACACGAAATTGGTCATTCAGTTGGATTTAGACATACCGATTGGCAAACCAGACAAAGTTGTGGTCGAAATACTAATGAAGGTACTGCTGGAGTTGGTGCTAATGCAATACCAGGGACTTCTTCTGGTTATAACCCCAATTCTATTATGGTCGCTTGTTTTAGTTCTAACGAAGATGGCGAGTTTGACAACGACGATATTATTGGTTTACAATATATGTATTAA
- a CDS encoding DUF4252 domain-containing protein: protein MFYTFILFLVFTGCKNYEDTEGISLNSYFLDNQEAVNFIARDMPVSMLKVNDSQFTEAEKEVFASVKHLNFLGFKVDGSNTEAYKVELAKVKRILKGKSYSKLMEFSDKGHKIIVKYKGHFNKTDELVVLGSEKQTGFGIVRVLGSDMNLVKLGSLAKTLQETDIDENQFEDIIAFFEGTFRI, encoded by the coding sequence ATGTTTTACACATTTATTTTGTTTTTGGTATTTACAGGTTGTAAAAACTATGAAGATACCGAGGGTATAAGTTTAAATAGCTATTTTCTTGATAACCAAGAGGCCGTGAATTTTATTGCTCGAGATATGCCTGTGTCTATGCTAAAAGTAAACGACTCTCAATTTACAGAGGCCGAAAAAGAAGTTTTTGCATCTGTAAAACATTTAAACTTTTTGGGCTTTAAAGTTGATGGTAGCAACACCGAAGCCTATAAAGTTGAATTGGCCAAAGTAAAGCGTATTTTAAAAGGTAAAAGCTACAGTAAGTTGATGGAGTTTAGTGATAAAGGCCATAAAATTATTGTAAAATACAAAGGCCATTTTAATAAAACCGACGAGCTTGTTGTGCTTGGAAGTGAAAAACAAACGGGTTTTGGGATTGTTCGTGTACTAGGTAGCGACATGAATTTGGTGAAACTGGGAAGTCTGGCAAAAACCTTGCAGGAGACTGATATAGATGAAAACCAGTTTGAAGATATTATCGCATTTTTTGAAGGCACATTCAGAATTTAA
- a CDS encoding adenylosuccinate lyase — MSILLVDYIRELKNTKNALTTEELYNELNHVNHSRENRLFYANLITHNHELISKLLEIMFRVNDKASSRAAWVFEFVCNQNIDLIIPYLDTFTKNIHKVHLDSAVRPVAKICEYIAKAFTAKTNNAIKQALTPLYKERIIALCFDYMINDEKVAAKAYSMSTLFLLGKDDAWVYPELTRILKEDYSKQSAAFKARARQILKKIKQK, encoded by the coding sequence TTGTCAATCCTACTTGTCGATTACATACGAGAACTTAAAAATACGAAAAACGCATTGACCACAGAAGAACTTTATAACGAATTAAACCATGTTAATCATTCGCGTGAAAACCGCTTGTTTTATGCCAACTTGATTACTCATAATCACGAATTAATCTCAAAATTGTTAGAAATTATGTTTCGGGTTAACGATAAAGCGTCGTCTCGCGCTGCTTGGGTTTTCGAGTTTGTATGTAACCAGAATATAGACCTTATAATACCCTATTTAGATACGTTCACAAAGAACATTCATAAAGTTCATCTCGATTCTGCTGTAAGGCCCGTTGCCAAAATTTGTGAGTATATAGCGAAAGCCTTTACCGCAAAAACCAATAACGCTATAAAACAAGCTTTAACACCCTTATATAAAGAACGCATTATTGCCCTTTGTTTTGATTACATGATTAATGATGAAAAAGTAGCCGCAAAAGCATACAGCATGTCTACCCTTTTTTTATTAGGAAAAGACGACGCTTGGGTTTATCCAGAATTAACACGGATTTTAAAAGAAGATTACTCCAAACAAAGTGCCGCTTTTAAAGCACGTGCAAGACAGATATTAAAGAAAATAAAGCAGAAATAG
- a CDS encoding DUF4252 domain-containing protein, giving the protein MMKNIKNKLIVVVVAIMLWPFTGLAQHNIFDKYSDNINVTYVNIKPKMFQMIAEMGIDVEDEESKAYMDMVKSITSFRTIVTDNKDISADIAQWVKLNSSGLEELMEVRDGGSQVYFYVKEGKDINHVKELLIFVNGLDSLMDDKVEVNGEVRKIETVVVSLKGDINLKQISKLTDKMNIPGGKHLEKKEE; this is encoded by the coding sequence ATGATGAAAAATATTAAAAACAAATTAATAGTCGTTGTAGTAGCCATAATGTTATGGCCTTTTACTGGTTTAGCACAGCATAATATATTTGATAAATACAGTGATAATATCAATGTTACTTATGTAAATATTAAACCTAAAATGTTTCAGATGATTGCAGAAATGGGCATTGATGTTGAAGACGAAGAGTCTAAAGCTTATATGGATATGGTGAAAAGTATTACAAGTTTTAGAACTATTGTTACCGATAACAAAGATATCTCTGCCGATATCGCCCAATGGGTTAAGTTAAATTCTAGCGGATTAGAAGAGCTTATGGAGGTTAGAGATGGGGGCTCTCAAGTATATTTTTACGTAAAAGAGGGTAAGGATATAAACCATGTAAAAGAGCTTTTAATTTTTGTAAATGGTTTAGACAGCTTGATGGATGATAAGGTTGAGGTTAATGGAGAAGTACGAAAAATTGAAACGGTAGTTGTATCGTTAAAAGGTGATATTAATTTAAAACAAATCTCTAAGCTTACCGACAAAATGAATATTCCGGGCGGTAAACATTTAGAGAAAAAGGAAGAATAA